DNA sequence from the Synergistaceae bacterium genome:
CTCATTGCTTGAACCCGTAATGATAGTTTTTGTAGGCGGAATTATAGCGGTTATTGCAATAGCTATTTTCTCGCCGGTAACGTCAGCGATTGTGCAGTTGTCATAAAATTTTTAAGGAGGTCTCACGAATGCGAAAAGGTTTCACGCTCATAGAAATGTTAATAGTAATTGTAGTTATCGGCATATTAAGTTCGATGATGATGCTTTCAAGCAC
Encoded proteins:
- a CDS encoding prepilin-type N-terminal cleavage/methylation domain-containing protein gives rise to the protein MFKEVSRMRKGFTLIEMLIVIVVIGILSSMMMLSST